A section of the Amycolatopsis sp. AA4 genome encodes:
- a CDS encoding CdaR family transcriptional regulator, which translates to MSDDLREVVRRAEAELPRLVDAHVARVRDEIDIYRDDGLVQPEDLRRSVEANMRFMIAALRDPKGGNDFSAPRETGARRARQGAPLPEVLRAYRLGFTALWDTLAASADYQRPALMRALLAAGRGLWLLTDEYAIQLTEAYRATMAELTLARERRRSALAEALFTGEPVAGTTHWEITSLLGFPPDAGLVVVMAETRRADEPLPGIEQRLAEHGMVSVWRLTPALQTGIVALPDSDPEPLVALLRQIAKARIGMSQPYRAIGETPRAVRLARIALVSAPEGSKQVSAFRAGRVAGLVAHAPAEGVRVAQAVLGPILELPAEDRETLLATIRAWFDNDGSAERTGKQLHCHRNTVRYRLRRVQELTGHSFANPADIAELAVALEAVPQDR; encoded by the coding sequence ATGAGCGACGATCTCCGCGAGGTCGTCAGGCGGGCCGAGGCCGAACTCCCCCGGCTCGTCGACGCCCACGTCGCCCGCGTGCGCGACGAGATCGACATCTACCGCGACGACGGGCTCGTCCAGCCGGAGGATCTGCGCCGGTCGGTCGAGGCGAACATGCGGTTCATGATCGCCGCGCTGCGCGATCCGAAGGGCGGCAACGACTTCTCCGCGCCGCGCGAGACCGGGGCCCGGCGGGCGCGCCAAGGTGCGCCACTGCCCGAGGTGCTGCGGGCCTACCGGCTGGGATTCACCGCGCTGTGGGACACGCTCGCCGCGTCGGCGGATTACCAGCGGCCCGCGCTGATGCGTGCCCTGCTCGCCGCGGGGCGCGGTTTGTGGCTGCTCACCGACGAGTACGCCATCCAGCTGACCGAGGCGTACCGGGCGACGATGGCCGAACTGACCTTGGCGCGCGAGCGGCGCCGGTCCGCGCTCGCGGAGGCGTTGTTCACCGGAGAACCAGTCGCGGGAACGACGCACTGGGAAATCACCTCGCTGCTCGGCTTCCCGCCGGACGCCGGCCTGGTCGTCGTCATGGCCGAAACCCGCCGCGCCGACGAACCGCTGCCGGGCATCGAACAGCGCCTCGCCGAGCACGGCATGGTTTCGGTGTGGCGGCTGACGCCCGCGCTGCAGACGGGAATCGTCGCGCTTCCGGACAGCGACCCGGAGCCGCTCGTCGCCCTGCTGCGGCAAATCGCCAAGGCCCGGATCGGGATGAGCCAGCCTTATCGAGCCATCGGCGAAACCCCGCGGGCGGTCCGCCTGGCCAGGATCGCGCTCGTGTCCGCGCCGGAAGGCAGCAAGCAGGTCAGCGCTTTCCGGGCAGGCCGGGTCGCCGGTCTCGTCGCGCACGCCCCCGCCGAAGGCGTCCGCGTCGCACAGGCGGTGCTCGGGCCGATCCTCGAACTGCCCGCCGAGGACCGCGAAACCCTGCTCGCCACGATCCGGGCCTGGTTCGACAACGACGGCTCCGCCGAGCGAACCGGCAAGCAGCTGCACTGCCACCGCAACACCGTCCGGTACCGGCTGCGGCGGGTGCAGGAACTCACCGGGCATTCCTTCGCCAACCCGGCCGACATCGCCGAACTGGCCGTCGCCCTCGAAGCCGTGCCGCAGGACCGCTGA
- a CDS encoding DUF6098 family protein, producing MTEWDHRLPVVRDLDELVSAFRRAGEDDLYVRWSRGPDADLRSGEESRDGLTGMLLPGLSANSLARQPWWRDRSLRLWLARRLHDYQHLRQRGGPGVRPWLLRGREIARGPDNEPLIVDAEPLAWIEDAVMHEARRLVEEEAPAEWGSMDRTP from the coding sequence ATGACGGAATGGGATCACCGGCTGCCCGTCGTGCGCGATCTCGACGAGCTGGTCTCGGCGTTCCGCCGGGCCGGCGAAGACGATCTGTACGTGCGCTGGTCGCGCGGCCCGGACGCGGACCTGCGCTCCGGCGAGGAAAGCCGCGACGGGCTCACCGGGATGCTGCTGCCCGGCCTGTCCGCGAACTCGCTGGCCCGCCAGCCGTGGTGGCGGGACCGTTCGCTCCGGCTGTGGCTGGCCCGGCGCCTGCACGACTACCAGCACCTCCGCCAACGCGGCGGCCCCGGAGTGCGCCCGTGGCTCCTGCGAGGCCGCGAAATCGCGCGGGGCCCGGACAACGAGCCGCTGATCGTGGACGCGGAACCGCTGGCCTGGATCGAGGACGCGGTAATGCACGAAGCGCGGCGGCTGGTGGAAGAGGAGGCCCCGGCGGAGTGGGGGTCTATGGACCGGACGCCGTGA
- a CDS encoding TetR family transcriptional regulator, with translation MPEHLATEPGAGPLVRQARTRARMPLRELARRIGVSAGTLSAVENGKTGLTVERLGRIADALGTSAADLLAARTAPEERPPAPGRPWRTFAPLDLDPVLRAAIATFVVTGYHGATMRLVAANARMSVPGVYHHYPSKQHLLAAILDVAMTELHWRIPAARADGGTSVERFANMVEALALFHAQRRDLAFIGASEMRSFEEPNRSRIAASRTEIQRLLDSEVDAAIRDGEFATRHPRDAARAVATMCTSLPQWFRADGPTSPEQIAAEYAQFAVDLMRGSR, from the coding sequence ATGCCTGAACATCTCGCGACCGAACCGGGGGCGGGACCGCTCGTCCGGCAGGCCAGGACGCGGGCCCGGATGCCGCTGCGCGAACTGGCCCGCCGGATCGGGGTCAGCGCCGGGACGCTGAGCGCGGTCGAGAACGGGAAGACCGGCCTGACCGTGGAACGGCTGGGCCGGATCGCCGACGCGCTGGGCACGTCGGCGGCGGACCTGCTCGCCGCGCGGACCGCGCCGGAGGAGCGGCCCCCGGCGCCCGGCCGGCCCTGGCGCACGTTCGCGCCGCTGGACCTCGACCCGGTGCTGCGCGCCGCGATCGCCACGTTCGTCGTCACCGGCTACCACGGCGCGACCATGCGGCTGGTGGCCGCGAACGCCCGGATGAGCGTCCCCGGCGTCTATCACCACTACCCCAGCAAACAGCACCTGCTCGCCGCCATTCTCGACGTCGCGATGACCGAACTGCACTGGCGGATCCCCGCCGCCCGCGCGGACGGCGGCACCTCGGTCGAACGCTTCGCGAACATGGTCGAGGCGCTCGCGCTGTTCCACGCCCAGCGCCGCGACCTCGCCTTCATCGGGGCCAGCGAGATGCGGAGCTTCGAGGAGCCGAACCGGTCGCGGATCGCGGCCAGCCGCACCGAAATCCAGCGGCTGCTCGACAGCGAGGTCGACGCCGCGATCCGGGACGGCGAGTTCGCGACGCGGCATCCGCGCGACGCCGCCCGGGCCGTGGCGACCATGTGCACGTCGCTGCCGCAATGGTTCCGTGCGGACGGGCCCACCTCCCCGGAGCAGATCGCGGCCGAGTACGCGCAGTTCGCGGTCGACCTGATGCGCGGAAGCCGGTGA
- a CDS encoding condensation domain-containing protein, which yields MNTRPLSVFQRVMLDYGPEFTGEWFTMNAVLRLSASLDPAVLSVALTKLVARHEILRTRVTDGVQMVSPPGPPVFEMCRDAADCLHAPVPPESGPLVVRLVRGDPDLLAVHLHHLVADPSTVWATCRELAALYSAELGGAAPPGPAAQYGDYAAAEDRLRRNTEAADRAWWETAMAQEFASVRKDETCAPYAERATLLPKSGLDAVHRFARTHRTTPATTLFAALACAMRPHTGPGPLVFTTVFGLRDRPEWRRMLGPCLLTAYVPLPAPPPRLTPGYAVEVRDVLRDCRRRCRFPMPEVRSFLAASDPVPFYEYVPDDWPEPYAFGPVTAQVVAAAGPKDTRAPTTLAIRSRSTAEGTLTAHVSSAGQGWTRERVRSLWPAVAEQVLTESTKDPLR from the coding sequence GTGAACACCCGCCCGCTTTCGGTGTTCCAACGGGTGATGCTGGACTACGGCCCGGAGTTCACCGGGGAGTGGTTCACCATGAACGCCGTCCTCCGGTTGAGCGCGTCCCTCGACCCGGCCGTCCTGTCCGTCGCCTTGACGAAACTCGTTGCCCGGCACGAAATCCTGCGCACCCGGGTGACCGACGGCGTCCAAATGGTGTCGCCGCCCGGCCCGCCGGTTTTCGAAATGTGCCGCGACGCCGCCGACTGCCTGCACGCACCGGTGCCGCCGGAATCCGGACCCCTGGTGGTCCGCCTGGTGCGCGGCGATCCCGACCTGCTCGCCGTGCACCTGCACCATCTGGTCGCCGACCCGAGCACGGTCTGGGCCACCTGCCGGGAACTCGCCGCGCTGTACTCCGCCGAACTGGGCGGGGCCGCGCCGCCCGGGCCAGCCGCGCAATACGGCGACTACGCTGCCGCCGAAGACCGGTTGCGCCGGAACACGGAAGCCGCGGATCGGGCCTGGTGGGAAACCGCGATGGCCCAGGAGTTCGCGTCAGTCCGGAAAGACGAGACCTGCGCACCGTACGCCGAGCGCGCGACCCTGCTGCCGAAGTCCGGGCTGGACGCGGTGCACCGCTTCGCGCGAACCCACCGCACGACCCCCGCCACCACGCTGTTCGCCGCACTGGCCTGCGCGATGCGCCCGCACACCGGGCCGGGACCGCTGGTGTTCACCACGGTATTCGGCCTGCGGGACCGTCCGGAGTGGCGCCGGATGCTGGGTCCCTGCCTGCTCACCGCCTACGTCCCGCTCCCGGCCCCGCCGCCGCGGCTGACGCCGGGATACGCCGTCGAGGTCCGCGACGTCCTGCGAGACTGCCGCCGTCGCTGCCGCTTTCCGATGCCGGAAGTCCGGTCGTTCCTCGCCGCCTCGGACCCGGTGCCGTTCTACGAATACGTTCCCGACGACTGGCCGGAGCCGTACGCGTTCGGCCCGGTCACCGCCCAGGTCGTCGCGGCCGCCGGACCCAAGGACACCCGCGCCCCGACGACCCTGGCGATCCGCTCCCGCTCGACCGCCGAGGGCACCCTGACCGCACATGTTTCCTCCGCCGGACAAGGCTGGACCCGCGAACGCGTCCGCTCGCTGTGGCCGGCCGTGGCCGAACAGGTCTTGACGGAGTCCACAAAGGACCCGCTCAGGTGA
- a CDS encoding DJ-1/PfpI family protein, with protein sequence MALPKKALIAIPAKHFEFYEDGSETGLFYTEALHPYSVFAAAGFEVDLVSETGSFGLDAHSTEDQFLTEEDKAVYRDPEAPFSVSLNKNLKKAADVDPDDYGVFFAAAGHAAIYDYPGAAALQSVAQRIWDNGGIVAAICHGPAILPYVRDKETGKSIVNGKRITGFTTQGEIDLGLIERIKDDNAPLIENSAADAGAEYVAPAQPFDDLSITDGRVVTGANPASAHSAARRVVEAFEQL encoded by the coding sequence GTGGCACTGCCGAAGAAGGCCCTCATCGCCATCCCCGCGAAGCACTTCGAGTTCTACGAGGACGGTTCGGAAACCGGCCTGTTCTACACCGAGGCACTGCATCCGTACTCGGTCTTCGCCGCCGCCGGGTTCGAAGTCGACCTGGTCAGCGAAACCGGCTCCTTCGGGCTCGACGCGCATTCCACCGAGGACCAGTTCCTCACCGAGGAGGACAAAGCGGTCTACCGCGATCCCGAGGCGCCGTTCAGCGTCAGCCTGAACAAGAACCTGAAGAAGGCCGCCGACGTCGACCCGGACGACTACGGCGTCTTCTTCGCCGCCGCCGGGCACGCGGCGATCTACGACTACCCCGGGGCCGCCGCGCTCCAGTCGGTCGCCCAGCGAATCTGGGACAACGGCGGCATCGTCGCCGCCATCTGCCACGGCCCGGCGATCCTGCCGTACGTGCGCGACAAGGAAACCGGCAAGTCCATCGTCAACGGCAAGCGGATCACCGGCTTCACCACCCAGGGCGAGATCGACCTCGGGCTGATCGAACGGATCAAGGACGACAACGCCCCGCTGATCGAGAACAGCGCGGCGGACGCGGGCGCGGAGTACGTCGCCCCTGCCCAGCCGTTCGACGACCTTTCGATCACCGACGGGCGGGTCGTGACCGGAGCCAACCCGGCCAGCGCGCACTCGGCGGCGCGGCGGGTCGTGGAGGCGTTCGAGCAGCTCTGA